The genomic region tgtatttCCAGCTTTCCGTTGCCTTCTCGTTATGTTGGAAACTGTTTTCTGGCTACAGCCAACACGTTCAGCTATTTGCCTTTGACTGTAACCTTCTTCTCACAGTGTGACAATTTTACTGCAATTTTCAGATGAAGTTCTATCTTTCCTGACCATTTCGCTTTGAGATAGTTCCTAGGCAATTTGCAATGCAGCAGCACAAAATTTGCTCAAATTAATGAAAGAAATTTTCAGCCGAATGCTAGGTAGCTTAGTGGACAGTGTAGCAACTGGTCAAGAAAAAAACTATCTCTGCCAAATGAAAAATAGCTGCTCTAATATCTAAAATTGTATTGCTCAGCTAGCATTGCTAATGGTAACATACAACGTTCTGCAGTTTTCTGTGCAAACAAAAGTATACGAAAGTACAGCATACATATAGTTGATTAGTTTCAATACCACAAACATGTTCTGTGGGAATAGCGATGACAAATTATTGAATTGCTCTAGATCAGCAATTACTACAAGTAAGTAATTCTTTTTGAccggtactgtatatatatatatatatatatatatatatatatatatatatatatatatatatatatatatatatatatatatatatatatatgggggTCATCTAAAGTTaaccaacagacagtaggGGCCAAAAGTTTTAGCAGGCATATTTTGCAGGGGTCACATATCAAACTATGCGGACCTCAGCAATTTTGCCAGCCCTCCCTCCACACTTAATAATGACCGGTCCCCTAAAATGAGAGAAACATGTGCATTGTGTCACTAGGTCATGAACCACTGAGTGAATTAGAATACGAaccacttgcttgtttgtctaacAAATCAGTCGGCTCATGTATTTATTAGTTTTCTGCCTTTTCTACTTTACAGCAGCCACTGGTATGTTCAAATCTACTTTCAAATCTATCTCAGTGTAATTCTATCGTACTTTAGTTTTTTAAACTGATAACTGGTAGTCAGAccagactgtctgtctgccagtttATTCAAGCAGTTGGGTATGTGTGTCTTGCTAGCTGCTGTGCAGTCTACTTTGTTATGCACTTTACTGTATGCTAGTAATGAGAGAGAAATCAAAATGTCACTTTATCTTAATATGTTTTtggtctgcttgtttgtctgtttataaTTTCCCTTTCAGCCCAGTGTTATAATTATGCATTCCTAAGTGTTGTTTTGTCTCGTAGTGTGACATTTTGATTTTACTCTTATTGATATCGTGTATTTCTCACAGAGACACGCTGACAAGGAACTGTTACAAAATGATGTGAGCAGTGGATCTGACGACGGTAAGCAGAAATTGTCGTTGGGGTCTGATTTTATAATCATGGTTTCATTACAGAAAACCTAAAAGAAAACGGAGGTGTGAACTCGACGTCATCAACAGTGAATTTTGTTTTATCAGACTCATCTAGTAGTGGAAGACTACGAAGTGAGCGTTTAGCAAGTGAATGTCGGTGATCAATCAATTAATGACTCAATTTCTTAGGCTTTTCACTGGCTGCGCCAAAACTCCAGGCATCAGCTTCGTTCACAATTGAATCGCGagtaatttattgttattaatttagCAAATGAtttaccgtataagatgaaacattggcgggaatttattttgtcggtttgctaagaaattgacggcAAAAGCATATTGATGGTTAGACATCattgttggataattgataCCATATATGTTTGATATTCCCCACCCACTACAGCTGCGTTCATGTCCATCACATTTCACTAGCTTACTAGTCTGAAACTACTGTATTGACGAAGAAGCGCTGTGTTAGTGCAAAATGTATCCTGCATGACTGCACTTACTTCATCGAAAGCTTCACGACCTTATTCTCATGTTAACTTTGCTGTTAGACAGGGTAGGCACAGCAAACAGCAAGCAGCGGTTACCATCTTGTTGTGACATCAACGTGATGCCTGATCACATGGGTGTATAACGTCaacatatccatttgtcaatAATGGACTTTAGATTGGCACTCACtgaaaaatctgccaatcTGCCATAATAAATTTTCTGCCAGTATTTTGTCTTATACAGTAATACAAATGTAAGCAATACAGTAAGCTGTCTAGTAAATAGACAGCTCAACTGCTGCTTGATGATTTAATTAAGAGCCTGTTGTGACAGGGGCATGAGTCGAAATGTGTTTTATTGTAAGTATTTAATAGGGTACTATTGTTATTACACAATTTTTTATTAGTGATATTTTGTAACTATTATTTTTATATGTTAGATACGTAGTATAATATATTGAAATACATTACAcgtttaaattatttttgtatgtttaattttttaaatttctttgttgttatgCGTAGGCATCACGTTCTGCTTCGATTGCTGAGAGTGGTTTTGGCATGTCAGCTGCGAAGAGGTTTGCTTTCAGTGTTTCACAGCCCAAAAATGCAGAAGCGGAAGGAGAAAGTTGTGCCCCATCGAAGAGCTCAGAAGTTGCTACAACCATTAGCAGTGAGAGCACAAGCAACTCAGTGAGTGGTTCGAGTAGAGGGCTTACACCTAGTCGTACAGTCATCCAGCATGTCCCGGGAATGGCTATGCAATCGGAGAGGTTGGTATTTGATTGTAAGATTTAAGTCATAATTTGATTGAAACTACGATTGTGGATCTGGTAGTTCAAgttttgtgtttggttgtgaTATGTCGGACAGAGTCACGGTGAGATTTGATGAAGTGGTCACGTGTTGCACGATTATGTAGTTTTGCAATTGTGCGTTTAGAATACACCTACTCAAGCTGCTAATGAACAAGTAACATCTGATGGTAAGGCAACAGTGAGCAAGCAAACGACTACTGAATTTATAGTAACTACATGTAGTGTTGACCTTGAAAATGTTGATACGGTCTGCTGTTGTAGGGTTAGGAATATGCACAggattattgtgtgtgtgtgtgtgtgtgtgtgtgtgtgtgtgtgtgtgtgtgtgtgtgtgtgtgtgtgtgtgtgtgtgtgtgtgtggtgcgtgtgtgtgtgtgtgtgtgcgtgcatgggtgcgtgtgtgcatgcatgcgtgcgtgtgtgcatgcgtgtgcgtgtgtgtgtgcgtgtgtgtgtgtgtgtgtgtgtgtgtgtgtgtgtgtgtgtgtgtgtgtgtgtgtgtgtgtgtgtgtgtgtgtgtgtgtgtgtgtgtaaattcCAGGCAGTCACATAATATGTTCTGTAACGATTGTGAACTTCAACGATTGTTTGTGTTCAACTGATATTGCATCAGTTGTATTTCAAGAAGATTTACCAGCTCATCCTGTGACTGGTTGTCAAACTGCATGGTGTGACTTACTCTTTCCAACGTATTTTTTGTTGACATCGTATCATTTTGTGGTACTTTTGTTTATAATGACATGCTAGATTTAAATTAAAGATTTTGCCTTATGTGGTTATAAATAAATGCTGCATCATCTCACAACAGGAAGCCATGTGATTGGGTAATTGCATTATTTTTTGTGATTGCAGAAGTGAGAAAAGAAGATGGCTCTTTGAATAACCACTCTCCTGTAAATGAAAGCGGAAGTCCTGGTGGCTTATTTGCACAAGCGTCTTCTCGGCTTTGTGATGGGGCGGTGGTTGCTTCTGTCACGCCTCCTCCTGTTTTTAAAGTTCCAGAAATAGTAGATGTGAAAACTGGTGAAGAGAATGATAAGAACATTTTGCAGGTAGATTATGATGCTGATTGGTTAGTTTGCATTGCTGTAGACGTATGTTTTGATTTAAGGTGCACTGTGTTCTTCACGTTTTTGATTCGAAGACACACGGATGGAGTGAACGGGGACGTGGTCTTTTGCGGCTTAATGACATGCACCATCCAAACGAAGATGGGACTTTCCAGTCTCGTTTAGGTTCTATTTTGTTTGAAATGCATTTTTGTCATAAAATGATTTatgatttgtgtgttgtttgttaagTGATGAGAACTGATGGAAGCTTACGACTGACATTGAACACATTGCTGTGGCCTCAGATGGTGTGTGAAAAGGCAAGTCGTCGAAGTATTCGAATCACTGCACTGGATGCAGCAGGCCAGGGCATTCGAGTCTTCCTCATAACGGTGAGATGTCGTGGTACGTATTCTATTTTTGTGTAAGGAAGGCTTCTTGTATGGATCAAAATAATGCAAGGCTCTTTTTTGTGTGCAAGTCTGATTTATAGATTGTTAGTAATGCTGGGTATTGGTGTATAGAAATTGTGTCACATGATTCAACTACTGTATTCGCCCATAATAACGCcttgggcgtatagaaaagacaattttttctgggcgtatactagggcatgggcgttattttggttgcaaaatgctgtcgtttggccagtcatcatctaaatacttgaagacagaaataccacaaatgcttgcaattatccatttgcaagatcaaaggtactggtattcgtacagcatcagcatacatgcagaaactaaGCAATGTAGGtatatacacatgcaaaccagagtggtcggcctgaagccggtcaaaagcatcagggtcggtaattgcaacgaagacatgagtctagcggttagcactttcactcaacattggcaccagctcatcaaacatACACAGATGGAGACAAATGTTTTgcggaccccattttgttttgtctgcgcatgcgtatcctgggcttatacttgggcttGGACGTATAGTTATGCATGAGCTTTTTTcaggctgaaagttctgacctgttgcacatgggcgtatatatgggcatgggcgttatttctgtatgggcgttattacgggcgaatactgTGCTGTATTGCAATGTATTGTTCAGTCCCATGTTCGTGTTCTAAATTAGTTTTATATTGTGgatttatatatacatgcacatgcacattgcGTGAGGACATCGATGTTGTCTGCTAACATGTGAGAGAGCAATCATGAGGAATTTGCCGAATTCGTtgagttgatatcaaacaggCAGTCTTGTATCTAAATATCTGTTAACATATTAGTCAGTGTGGCAGTGGATGTTGATAAACTGTAAACATTGGGAGTGTTTATAAAGTGGATAATGGtgaaatttttgtttagtGTGCGGCCAAAGATGTGCATCCTCTTCATAATGCTGTCAATACAAGATTGAGTGCTCTGAAACTTAGGCATGCTGTGCTTACTTCCCAGGCTGCTGCAGTAGATCCGGATGATGACAGTGATAGAGGTGACAAACCCAACTATGATGAAACATCCGGTACGAGTGATTTGTCTGAAGCAGACAGCGATGTTGTCAGGAAAGAGACATTAAACCGAGAGAGACTGGAGAAAGTAGCGTCGGTATCTGATCACGAAAATGACTGAGTGACGTTGCagtgtgtcacgtgacacgtTTTATGCTGTATACAAGTAGAATTGTTGTAACATGCTTTATgaattaaaaaaatttgaaCAGGATGGTAAGCAAGTGCTTAGAGATATTTCGAATCTTGTAACCAAGAAATATACATCATGATCGCAGcagcacacacatacacatactatACACCCATGCTGCTATACACCTAGCATTCAATAACAGCAATTTTTTAATATATCAAAAGTAGTTCTAGGCTATACACAATTATAATACAAAGTAGGTTGGTTACTGTACAATAGATGCATGAATCGTGTCTGGGTTAGtccaaatatataaaaaagaTTATGTTAGATGGATATGGACTACTCTGGTATGATTTTTTGTCCTAATGATGAAGTCCAAATGAACAAAAACAGTTTTCGTTGTCGCGCAAAATAGATGCGCAGGACGTCGAGGGTCGGAAACACGCGTGCGCAACTAGGGTACCACTTACCATGGATCCAAGAAATCACAGACTCTCCCTAAAAGGTACCTGTTGTCGTTGCAACGTAACGATAATCGTAAATTTTTTGTCAAATAACAGTTATGAGGCTAACGAGGCCTTCCTTCGCTTCTTGTCAGCCTGTCGTTTGTGAATCTCAAGATATCCTCGGTATGTCGTAACATTAGTTAATTTAGGCCACAAGAACAAAATCTGTAGTTTGGCAGATACTAATTTTTGGGCTGGTGGGCATGTCTTAAAATATTAGATTAGATTTTTAGGATTTAAAGTTTCTGCTTTTGAAAGTAGCTGTAACTTTTATTGCATACTTGAACTCTAccaaatttgtttgcatatgaCTTGGAGGAATGCTGATTGTATCAAGTAAGATATAATGGGTATATTTctgtgcattaattaaagttgatattaactagttgtacacAGTCACAACAGAGTTTTCTGGCCATCTACTGAAATGCCGTGCCCTATCTATATCTCTGTGcgttaattaaagttgatataaataatagaaaataaaaatgtaaaagGCTCATCCCCACAGACAGATTTTGAGCAAACAActcctgtcaaacaagtaaTTTTGTTCATGTGGCCTTATTAATAACACTGTCGTTTGTAAATGGCAACAATGTGCATTTAAGGCGACACTCTGCTGGATGTAATGAAACAGGATATTCGAACCACCGAGGGTGTGGAGAGATTCGCATTGAGTGGAGTGCTGTCACTTCCTCAGACATTTGGGTAATACTCAATATTATCGACGATTTACTTTATTGTGTTTAGTTTTTAGATTACTTTGTGAGCTACTTTATTAGAGTTGACTTACGTGGTATGTGAGCGTGAGTGTAGTATGCACAGGAGTAGGAACCATGATGCCAAAGGGGCCACGGCCCTccaataaaaatatttttgcttttatttgtttgcctaCTGGCGACTGAAGCTGAGTTTACAGTCTCTCTTTTACAGCTATGAGTCTTCTGAAAATGATCGACTTGTTGCGGAGTATTATGAATTTAGACACCATGTTGCTTCTGAGTGCACTACTTGTAAAACCTATATGAAATTGAAAAAGCAAGTGTTGTTTCATGTGACCACAAATTCTTTCTAAAATAGTTTAATTGTCTAGAATAACATTCTTTGTCACAACTGGACGCAAGTATTGCATCTTGTTACTCAGCGTTAGGTTCTCGTGTATTGTGTAAGTCAAGGAGTGATTGCTTTTCATGTAGCCATTGCTGATTGATACATTTCCATACTTTATTTTTATCAAATTAAACTTGATGTGGCATtagactgttctggtaaaagcCTCTTATGAATGTTGGTGGTTTTTGATTGACTGTTTGTTCATAGTTTGTGGTTTTCGTGTACAACCAGACACTAATACTGTTTCATGATTAGGCCATTTTGACTTCACCAGAAGTGTGACACATTTCTGTAAGCATGACAGGACATAGTCACACATCCAGAcattcatgcacacacatccGCATACGTTGTCACACAGACTCGAAGTGAGTCAGTGCCTTTTGAGTACATTACTACTtgctcagtcacgtgactttgacgAAATCTCATTTCTTATGTTTTATAGCTGAAGTTACTTATTGGTGACATTGTTTGCAGTACTGTTATATATGGAGGCATAGTAAGTATTGTAATGTTGATAATTCGACTGTGTGTAGAAACATCTTTCTTGGAGAAACATTCACTTGTTACATTTGCATTCATAATGACAGTGAGGAGATAACAACCGACGTTCAAGTCCAGGTTTATTGATTTTGTACTTGTGTAGTATATGTTTATCCAAACTTTGCTTTGGCGTGTCTTTCTGACCTAATCAtcgttttgtgttgttgtagacTGATCTGCAGACTTCTGCCCAGCGGTTACCACTCGGTAACAGTAGCATAGTGAGTAAACTAGGTCCAAACGAGAGTGTTGATGAAGTACTTCATCATGAAGTCAAAGAGTTGGGAACTCACATGTTTGTGCAGACTTGACACTTTTTGTCATCTGACTGGTACATATTGCAATATTATGTGTGACACAGCCTCATCTGTGGTGTACATTACGTTACTGCTCAAGGGGAAAAGTTGTACTTTagaaaattttttaaatttcagGTGCACAATGCAAATCAAAcgttgttgtctgtgtgttaatTGGCGAGAGTTGCTATTGCAGGTTTTGAAGCCGCTGGATGTTAAGACCAAGTTTCATGATGTCAATGTATGTTCAGCAAGATATGATGCTGTTACACCCAGATTACTGTCTGTAATAATAATGCTGTTGCAACTCTTATGTCGTTATTTTACTCGAATCTAATTTGATGTAATGAGCAATTATACTAATGGTACTAATTGATGGAAGTAATTTGCTTATATATTTAATGGTCGTTTAGAAGTTTCAATTGGCTAGAAAATTGCAAGTTTGCCTGATGCGTGTGTATCCCTTGTGAACGTATTTGGCACCAATAGGAAATAGTTATTCTAATACAAAGTTATTGTGACATTGATGTACATTTTTGTTGTAGCATGGCAAGGCATTGCTAGAAGCACAGATACAGAACATCACTCCTGCTCCGATGTATATGGAATCGGTCACTCTGGAGCCATCACAGAATTACGATGTAGTCGACCTCAATATATTCTGTGGCCAGTCTGACATGTGAGTTTGACACATAGCATGAAGCACTGTCAAGTTGTTTGTTAGACTGACTTGTGTGTAGCAAAGAGCTGACGTTTGGAAAAAATTCGTATCTTAGTGCTGGAGACTGCAGACAATATTTGTATCAGTTAACTCCGAAAGCAACATTTGCCGTTGATCGCAAGAAGGTAACACATTGATTTTGTAAGCATAGGAGATTATTATGACTCAATCTGATGGTCCATTGATACATAGAGTATATGTAGTAGgctcatgtttgtatgtacacataTTTCTCTATTGTTAATGAATGTCTGGTCGATTTTGTGTGGTGCCTGATCGTCTATATTCAACTGACATTCTGTAATATCATTGGAATGCTGTATtatgtgatgtacaaagtTGGGGATTTTTGACTTTGTCACCAGTGTTGTAGTAGCTGCTATCATAGTATACGTCCTGTCCATCCAGGCTAGTGTCTTAAATGTTGGGAAACTCGACATGGTGTGGAGAACAGCGATGGGAGAACGAGGTCGACTACAGACAAGTCAACTACAAAAGATGGTAATTGGCTATTCTGGATGTGACCCTCTCATATTCATTCTCGATTCCGTGTAGCACCCATTACCAAAAGAGCTCTCGGTCATCGGAGAAAACATACCAGATGTTGTACAAATAGAACAACCGTTGGAAGTTTCCTTGAGAATTACAAATAACAGGTAAGCACAGTAGCTATAACCGGTAGTTACTAAAGTCTACTAATGAAACCATGATTGCTTTGCATTATTTTTGTGCTCTGAAGTATTTCTATTTATCATTACACCAGCCAGCATTAATAGCATTGcattgtttttaattaattaagtctttgTCATGTGTTTGAAGATAACAGCAGTAGTCCCTTCTACTGTGTTTTCACTAATTAATTCAATGCTGTTGTTGGCGACTGGTACAAAcagttgtttgtttcattACCTGTTTGACTTTGTGGCATATCAGGGACACCTAGTACTTGATCAGCATCATCATCAGTAAACTTCAGTCTTGTATTAATTGTTTACAATTTTTACAATTTATGTTGAAGAAATGCCAGACAAAGTAATTTTGTAATCATTCACAACATGTGAATTGAACACACGCACAATAGAAAGACTCAGCAACATTTTACTTAATTGTGTGATCTTTGTGGAATGAAGTTATTCAGATTATGATTAAAAGTCTCAGACTGTAATGTTAGATTGGTGCCAACACTGCATATTACTATTTCTAATAAGATAGTTTCAATCACCTCAGAATGATGAAATTACTTCTTGAAGCTACAGTTGTAGATGTGAATGACTGACTATCTCCTGTGCAGTGGTAAAGACATGTCTCTGCGGCTTGTCCTAAGCAAGTCCAAGACAATTGGCATCCACTGGTGTGGTACCACGGGCAAGGTTAGATAATTTTATATCTACCACAGAAAACACACtgctgtactgtacgtgtgtATTGTACTTTAGTATCTGGGAGAAATAGAAAACGAAGAGAGTCTAACAATAAAAGTCAACATTTTGCCAGTGCGTCCAGGACTACAGGTATTCACTTCCATATTGCCATTTACTTGTACGAGGTAGACTTGCCTCCTTGTGTCTGTCCAGACAATTGGTATGTTGTCCCTCACTGATACGAAATCAGGGAAGACGCACAAGATAGACGAAATTGCACAAGTTTTTGTATACAATACGCCTGATTCGCCATTTCCGCACTTGTCTGCATCTTTTAAATAAATCATTTCAAAACTTTCATTTATTTTCTTTCCAATAGAGATCGGTATTCTGAAATTTCAATACCTGAGAGACAAGTCAACTCGTAACTATACAATTAGACGGATACAATAGTAACTGAATATTGAATAGTACCTCGTTGCCCCAGCTTGTCCATCCTGGTAAGAGATTACGAGCAAACAGTTCCAGGCACTTTGCATCTTTTGGCAAGTACTGACGCATTACATCTAAAGAAAAAGAGCCAGTGACTGGTGACAATATAATACGGTTGTGTGTTGCGTAGAAATAGACATTATTGTGGCACATAATAGTGTCCAGGAGAGATGAGAGCAGATCCATTGGGCCACTTGCGATGACATGAGGACTTGCCCTACATAGCGGCTTATTGGGGTGAA from Corticium candelabrum chromosome 10, ooCorCand1.1, whole genome shotgun sequence harbors:
- the LOC134186221 gene encoding trafficking protein particle complex subunit 13-like, which codes for MDPRNHRLSLKVMRLTRPSFASCQPVVCESQDILGDTLLDVMKQDIRTTEGVERFALSGVLSLPQTFGNIFLGETFTCYICIHNDSEEITTDVQVQTDLQTSAQRLPLGNSSIVSKLGPNESVDEVLHHEVKELGTHILICGVHYVTAQGEKLYFRKFFKFQVLKPLDVKTKFHDVNHGKALLEAQIQNITPAPMYMESVTLEPSQNYDVVDLNIFCGQSDIKELTFGKNSYLSAGDCRQYLYQLTPKATFAVDRKKASVLNVGKLDMVWRTAMGERGRLQTSQLQKMHPLPKELSVIGENIPDVVQIEQPLEVSLRITNNSGKDMSLRLVLSKSKTIGIHWCGTTGKYLGEIENEESLTIKVNILPVRPGLQTIGMLSLTDTKSGKTHKIDEIAQVFVYNTPDSPFPHLSASFK
- the LOC134186220 gene encoding ran-binding protein 3-like, whose amino-acid sequence is MTDDGLHKDGSSNSENRSLEDLRAGRKRHADKELLQNDVSSGSDDENLKENGGVNSTSSTVNFVLSDSSSSGRLRSFSLAAPKLQASASFTIESRASRSASIAESGFGMSAAKRFAFSVSQPKNAEAEGESCAPSKSSEVATTISSESTSNSVSGSSRGLTPSRTVIQHVPGMAMQSESSSFVFGCDMSDRVTNTPTQAANEQVTSDEVRKEDGSLNNHSPVNESGSPGGLFAQASSRLCDGAVVASVTPPPVFKVPEIVDVKTGEENDKNILQVHCVLHVFDSKTHGWSERGRGLLRLNDMHHPNEDGTFQSRLVMRTDGSLRLTLNTLLWPQMVCEKASRRSIRITALDAAGQGIRVFLITCAAKDVHPLHNAVNTRLSALKLRHAVLTSQAAAVDPDDDSDRGDKPNYDETSGTSDLSEADSDVVRKETLNRERLEKVASVSDHEND